CGCTCTTCGAACAGATCCGTGTCCGGCTGCCTCGTGGCGCCCGCGCCGATGCTGCGCTGGCCGGCGGGGTGTTCGTATTGGTGGCGTTTCCCGAGGGGAAGCTGTTGGGCCACGGCGGCGACCCGCTGCCTTCGCGGGTCGTGTCCTGGCTGCTGGTGATCGTGGTGTGTGGCGCGTTGCTCTTTCGGCGTCGGTATCCGGTGGCCGTGGGCTGGTTCACGGTGGTGGGCACGGGCGCCTACTACGTGCTGAGTGACGTCGACGGGCCGCTGGTTCTGGTTCCGATCGTGGCGCTGTACGCCATCGCGGCCCAGGGCCGGATGCAGGCGGCCATCGCCATGGCGGCGGCCATGGTGATCGGCGTGGGCGCGGCCACCCTCACGACCGCGAGCGATGTCACCGGTACGGCGGTGTTCATGCTCACTGGCTGGCTGGTCGCCGTCGTGGCTCTCGGCAGTGGGCGGCACGGCCGGCTGGCGTATGCCGAGGAGGAGGCGCGGCTGCGGGCGACCGAAGAACGGTTGCGCATCGCCCGCGAGCTGCACGATGTGATCGGGCACAACATTTCGATGATCAACGTACAGTCGGGCGCGGCCCTGCACCGTCTGAAGAAGGACCCTGCGCAGGCTGAGGCGGCGCTGAGCGCCATCAAGGCGGGTAGTCGGGACACGTTGCAGGAGTTGCGGGCCACCCTCGATGTGCTCCGCCGGGTTGACGAGGACGCGCCCAGGGCGCCCACGCCTGGGCTGGCCCGGGTGGACACGTTGGTGGGCTCGGCGAATCTCGCGGGGCTCGCGGTGCGGATCGAACGGACTGGGGCTGAGCGCGCGTTGCCTGCCCGAGTCGACCTGGCCGCGTACCGGATCGTGCAGGAATCACTGACCAACGTGGCTCGACACAGCGGCGCCGGACACGTCACGATCCGGCTCGCCTACGGGGACCGGGAGCTGACTGTGGCTGTCGAGGACGACGGCCGCATGACAGCCCGCCCGGCCAGGCCGGGCGGGGGCAGCGGCATCGCCGGCATGACGGAGCGGGCGCGGGCACTGGGGGGCGAACTCGCAGCGGGACCACGGCCGGAAGGCGGATTCGTTGTGCGGGCCCGGCTACCGTACGGGATCACAGGAGAGCGATGGAGCGGAGCAGCCGATGATCAGGGTCCTGCTGGTGGATGACCACTGGCTGGTGCGGGCCGGGTTCCGCTCGATCCTCGATGACGAGGACGACATAGAGGTGGTGGGCGAGGCCGGGGACGGGCAGACCGCGGTCTCGGTCTGCCGCGAGCTGAAGCCCGACGTGGTGTTGATGGACATCCGGATGCCGGGGACGGACGGTCTGGACGCCACCCGGATCATCACGGGGGATGAGCAGCTGGCAGCGGTGAGGGTGGTCATCCTGACGACCTTCGATCTCGACGAGTACGTGTACGGGGCGCTGCGCTCCGGGGCGACCGGCTTCCTGGTGAAGGACACCGAGCCGGAGGAACTGCTGCACGCGGTGCGGGTCGCCGCCCGCGGCGATGCCTTGATCAGCCCATCGGTCACCCGGCGGCTCATCGCCGACTTCGCGAGCCGGGTGAAGGGCCCGCAACCGGACCCCCGGCTCGATGTGCTCACCGGCCGTGAGCGCGAGGTCATGCGACTGGTCGCCGCGGGGCTCACGAACGACGAGATCGCCGAGCGGCTGGTGCTGCAACTGTCGACGGCGAAGACGCACGTCAGCCGCATTCTGACGAAGCTGGGTGCGCGGGACAGATCACAGGTCGTGGTGATGGCGTACGAATCTGGAATGGTCAGCCCCGGCTGGCTGGAGGACTAGGTAGTTCTTCCGCTCCCACCCGCACAGTCGTCCTGGCCATGGTGGTGGTGGCCGGCGTGGGCCTTCTGACCGGGAACCCCGTGTTCCTCCTCGGCCTGCTCGTGTTTCTTCCGGCGTTCGCCGCCGCTCTGTGCACCCCGCGCCAGACGGCGCTTGTCTGCCTCTGGGTGAGTGCTGTGGTCGGCGCCTTCCGCGAGGCCGCGCATCGCGAGCCGACGCTCACCGCGCGCACGAGGGAACCGTCACCACGCAGGAGGAGCATGTGCCGCTCTGCACCGACGGCCTGACCGGGGCCTGGGTGCCGTCCTACCTCCCGGGTACCGCGTCGCGTACATCCGCCGGGGTACGCCCAGTGTCCTCCCGGGACTGACGATTTGGACCTCGTCGCACAAGCACGATCAGGGGCATGAACGCATCTCCCTTTCCCGGACGGGTCACGACGGTGCTCGTGGGCGCTCTCGTCGGTGCTGCCGCCGGGATTCTGCTCGTCTCGGCCGCCGGGGCGCTGGCCTTGGAGATCGACGGCGTGTTCGCCATCCCGGCGATCGTCGTACCCATGGTGTGCGGCGTCGTAGTGGGCGCGTTCGTCATGCCCGGCAACTCACGTTCGAATTCGAGGTAGTCACCATGTCTCCCACCAGCGGCGCAGCCGCGCCCCTTGCTCCACCCGCACCATCGGGTCGGCCGCGTGCAGGCCGGTTCGGCGCCCTCGCCGGTTGGGCGCAGCGTCACCGCTGGGCCGCCGTGCTGATCTGGGTGGTCGTCCTGGCCGCAGTCACTTTGGGGTCGATGGCGGCGGGCTCCGGGTACAAGAACGACTTCTCCCTGCCGGGCACCGATTCCCAGGCCGCCACCGACCTGTACACGAAGCACGGTTCCGCACAGGCCGGCGACAGCGTCGAGATCGTCCTGAAGGACGGTCAGGGCATCGCCGGCCGCAAGGCCGCCGTCGAGGACATGCTGGCCGAGGTGAAGGGCCTGCCCGGCGTCGCCGACGTACGCAGCCCGTACGCCGACGCCTCCGCCGTGTCGAAGGACGGCACGATCGGCTACGCCACCGTGACGCTCGACGGCAAGGTCGAGGCCGTACCCAAGGCGGACGTAGCCAAGATCATCGACACCGCCAAGGCTGCCGAGACGGACGGGCTCCAGGTCGAGCTCGGCGGCGAAGCCGTGCGCGGCGCCGAGGACAAGGAGGCCCCGACCGCCGAACTCGCGGGCATCGCGGCCGCCGTGATCATCCTCGGGCTGCTGTTCGGCTCCCTGGTGGCGGCGGCCGTGCCGCTGATCACGGCCCTGTTCGCGGTCGGCGCGGCCGCCGGCCTGATCGGCCTCGCCTCGCACGTCTTCACCATCGCCGACTTCACTCCGCCCATCACGATGCTCGTCGGACTCGGCGTCGGCATCGACTACGCCCTGCTGATCTTCTACCGCTACCGGCACGAACTCATCGACGGCGCCGAGCCGGCCGAAGCCGGCCGCAAGGCCCTGGACGCCGCAGGGCGCACGGTGTTCTTCGCCGGCTGCACCGTGATCATCGCCCTGTTGGGCCTAGTCGCGCTCGGCCTCGGCTCGCTGCAGGGTGTGGCCCTCTCCCTGGCGCTGACCGTGCTGACCACGATGGCAGCCTCGCTGGTGCTGCTGCCCGCACTGCTGGCGTTCTTCGGCAAGCGCATCCAGCGCCACGTACTGAAGCACGCGGCCACGGCCAAGGGCAAGGTCGAAGGCCGCCGTTGGCGGACGTTGGCCGCTGCCGTGCAGCGCCGTCCGCTGCCGGCGCTCCTGGTCGCCGTCTTCGCCCTGCTGGCCCTGTCGGCACCGGCGCTCGGCATGCGGCTCGGTTTCGCCGACGCGGGCAACGACGCGAAGGCCACGACCTCCCGCCAGGCGTACGACCTGCTCGCCGAGGGCTTCGGCCCGGGCTTCAACGGTCCGCTGATCGTCCTGGCACAGGGCGACGAGGCCGCCGGCCAGGCCGTCTCCGCCGAGCTGGCCAAGACCGAAGGCGTGGCCGAGGCCAGCCCTGCCATGCGCTCCGACGGCGGCGGCCTGTCCACGGTGTTCG
The Streptomyces sp. NBC_01485 genome window above contains:
- a CDS encoding response regulator transcription factor, producing the protein MIRVLLVDDHWLVRAGFRSILDDEDDIEVVGEAGDGQTAVSVCRELKPDVVLMDIRMPGTDGLDATRIITGDEQLAAVRVVILTTFDLDEYVYGALRSGATGFLVKDTEPEELLHAVRVAARGDALISPSVTRRLIADFASRVKGPQPDPRLDVLTGREREVMRLVAAGLTNDEIAERLVLQLSTAKTHVSRILTKLGARDRSQVVVMAYESGMVSPGWLED
- a CDS encoding sensor histidine kinase; its protein translation is MALFEQIRVRLPRGARADAALAGGVFVLVAFPEGKLLGHGGDPLPSRVVSWLLVIVVCGALLFRRRYPVAVGWFTVVGTGAYYVLSDVDGPLVLVPIVALYAIAAQGRMQAAIAMAAAMVIGVGAATLTTASDVTGTAVFMLTGWLVAVVALGSGRHGRLAYAEEEARLRATEERLRIARELHDVIGHNISMINVQSGAALHRLKKDPAQAEAALSAIKAGSRDTLQELRATLDVLRRVDEDAPRAPTPGLARVDTLVGSANLAGLAVRIERTGAERALPARVDLAAYRIVQESLTNVARHSGAGHVTIRLAYGDRELTVAVEDDGRMTARPARPGGGSGIAGMTERARALGGELAAGPRPEGGFVVRARLPYGITGERWSGAADDQGPAGG
- a CDS encoding MMPL family transporter gives rise to the protein MSPTSGAAAPLAPPAPSGRPRAGRFGALAGWAQRHRWAAVLIWVVVLAAVTLGSMAAGSGYKNDFSLPGTDSQAATDLYTKHGSAQAGDSVEIVLKDGQGIAGRKAAVEDMLAEVKGLPGVADVRSPYADASAVSKDGTIGYATVTLDGKVEAVPKADVAKIIDTAKAAETDGLQVELGGEAVRGAEDKEAPTAELAGIAAAVIILGLLFGSLVAAAVPLITALFAVGAAAGLIGLASHVFTIADFTPPITMLVGLGVGIDYALLIFYRYRHELIDGAEPAEAGRKALDAAGRTVFFAGCTVIIALLGLVALGLGSLQGVALSLALTVLTTMAASLVLLPALLAFFGKRIQRHVLKHAATAKGKVEGRRWRTLAAAVQRRPLPALLVAVFALLALSAPALGMRLGFADAGNDAKATTSRQAYDLLAEGFGPGFNGPLIVLAQGDEAAGQAVSAELAKTEGVAEASPAMRSDGGGLSTVFVYPKTAPQDKGTADLVHQLRDDVAPELERATGAKILVGGAIAGSQDFADTVAMRLPLFVAVVVGLSSLLLMLVFRSLLIPLKAALLNLLSISAALGAMVLVFQHGLFGVQPGPIEAFLPVLIFAIVFGLSMDYEVFLVGRIHEEWERTKDHSLAVREGLATTGKVITAAGAIMIVVFGAFMLSADRLLQQFGLGLAVAILVDALVIRCLMVPAIMQLMGKWAWWLPAPLARRLPKVTLEAPAESPPAPRETAAL